The Vescimonas coprocola genome includes a window with the following:
- the yedE gene encoding YedE family putative selenium transporter, whose protein sequence is MIYEQNVKRERSFVMKKENWLVIIAGVLVGVAALVLTKLGNPANMGFCIACFERDIAGAVGLHSAAKVQYVRPEIIGLVLGAFIMALAGKEFRPQAGSSPATRFVLGAFVMIGALVFLGCPLRMVLRMGGGDLNALVGLAGFVIGIVIGILFLKRGFSLKRSYPAKLVEGTTLPVVMFVLLVLVLAVPAIFHASEAGPGSMHAPAIVALLIALVVGALAQKSRLCMVGGIRDSILVKDNHLLHGFIAIFLTVLIGNLVQGSFKLGFDLQPIAHSSHLWNLLGMVLVGWGSVLLGGCPLRQLILAGSGNGDSAVTVFGMIVGAAFAHNFALAGNPDSTNDAGELVVGGIANAGKVAVVIGFVVLLAISLLNSRKEATKA, encoded by the coding sequence ATGATATATGAACAAAATGTTAAAAGAGAGAGGAGTTTTGTAATGAAAAAAGAGAATTGGCTGGTCATCATTGCCGGCGTTCTGGTGGGCGTGGCGGCTCTGGTGCTGACCAAGCTGGGAAACCCCGCTAACATGGGCTTCTGTATCGCCTGCTTCGAGCGTGATATCGCCGGTGCCGTGGGCCTGCACAGTGCTGCCAAGGTGCAGTACGTCCGCCCTGAGATCATCGGCCTAGTGCTGGGTGCCTTCATCATGGCTCTGGCCGGTAAGGAGTTCCGTCCGCAGGCCGGTTCCTCCCCTGCCACCCGGTTCGTGCTGGGTGCCTTCGTTATGATTGGCGCACTGGTGTTTCTCGGCTGCCCCCTGCGGATGGTTCTGCGTATGGGTGGCGGCGACCTGAATGCTCTGGTTGGTCTGGCCGGCTTCGTCATCGGCATTGTCATCGGTATCCTGTTCCTCAAGCGTGGCTTCAGCCTCAAGCGCTCCTATCCCGCCAAGCTGGTGGAGGGCACCACCCTTCCCGTGGTGATGTTTGTGCTGCTGGTGCTGGTGCTGGCAGTCCCCGCCATCTTCCACGCCAGCGAGGCAGGCCCCGGCTCCATGCACGCCCCCGCCATCGTCGCCCTGCTCATCGCTTTGGTGGTGGGCGCTCTGGCCCAGAAGTCCCGCCTGTGCATGGTGGGCGGCATCCGTGATTCCATTCTGGTGAAGGACAATCACCTGCTGCATGGCTTCATCGCCATCTTCCTCACCGTTCTCATCGGCAATCTGGTTCAGGGCAGCTTCAAGCTGGGCTTCGACCTGCAGCCCATCGCCCATAGCAGCCACCTGTGGAACCTGCTGGGCATGGTTCTGGTGGGCTGGGGCAGCGTGCTGCTGGGTGGCTGCCCCCTGCGTCAGCTGATTCTGGCCGGCTCCGGCAACGGCGACAGCGCCGTCACCGTGTTCGGTATGATTGTGGGCGCAGCCTTTGCCCATAACTTCGCTCTGGCCGGCAATCCCGACAGCACCAATGATGCCGGTGAGCTGGTGGTAGGCGGCATCGCCAACGCCGGCAAGGTGGCCGTGGTCATCGGCTTTGTGGTGTTGCTGGCCATCTCCCTGCTGAATTCCCGGAAGGAGGCGACTAAGGCATGA
- a CDS encoding sulfurtransferase TusA family protein has protein sequence MIDARGQLCPMPVIMVQKAAKENPAEIQVLVDDPCAVDNITRFAGNNGYQITSAPQGEDYLLILRK, from the coding sequence ATGATCGACGCCCGTGGACAGCTCTGCCCCATGCCGGTGATCATGGTCCAGAAGGCCGCCAAGGAGAACCCCGCCGAGATCCAGGTCCTGGTGGACGATCCCTGCGCCGTGGACAACATCACCCGCTTCGCCGGAAACAACGGCTATCAAATCACCTCCGCCCCGCAGGGCGAGGACTATCTGCTGATTCTCCGCAAATAA
- the spoIVA gene encoding stage IV sporulation protein A encodes MNRSTSMYQDMASRTGSSIYIGVVGPVRTGKSTFIKRFMETQVLPNIENDYRRERARDELPQSGSGRTIMTAEPKFVPEEAAEVRLPDGTSFSVRLIDCVGYMVPGAVGQFEDLAPRMVMTPWYDHEIPMTEAAELGTRKVICDHSTVGIVVTTDGSVTDIPRSDYLEAEERVIRELQELGKPFVVLVNSLHPEEARPLAEELQQKYSVRCLAVNCLELGEGDLQEILRSLLYEFPVQELQLFFPEWVEALPPEHPIPAGLYHAVGQEARRLEHVRQLEGCMAALEQSEQIRSVMLRQMDLGTGVGQVEVQLPRSLFYDTVNQQTGLSITDDGDLMEQLVTLAGLRKEYDRVAQAVSSARSTGYGVVMPSVEELELEDPEIVRQGGRYGVRMRASAPSIHMLRADVSTTVSPIVGNEKQSQDMVNYLLQEFEGEPGKLWESNIFGRSFHEIVGEDLQAKLKRMPEDSQKKLREALERILNEGSGGLICIIL; translated from the coding sequence ATGAATCGTTCCACATCCATGTATCAGGATATGGCATCCCGCACCGGCAGCAGCATCTATATCGGCGTGGTGGGGCCGGTCCGCACAGGAAAATCCACCTTCATCAAACGGTTTATGGAGACGCAGGTGCTGCCCAATATTGAAAACGACTACCGACGGGAGCGGGCCAGAGACGAGTTGCCCCAGAGCGGCTCCGGCCGCACCATTATGACCGCCGAGCCAAAGTTCGTACCAGAGGAGGCCGCAGAGGTGCGTCTGCCGGACGGCACCTCCTTCTCCGTGCGGCTCATCGACTGCGTGGGGTACATGGTTCCCGGTGCCGTGGGGCAGTTCGAGGATTTGGCGCCCCGGATGGTCATGACCCCGTGGTATGACCATGAGATCCCCATGACGGAGGCGGCGGAGCTGGGGACCCGGAAGGTCATCTGCGACCACTCCACCGTGGGCATCGTGGTCACCACCGACGGCAGCGTCACGGACATTCCCCGCAGCGACTATCTGGAGGCGGAGGAGCGGGTCATCCGGGAACTGCAGGAGCTGGGGAAGCCCTTTGTGGTGCTGGTGAACTCCCTGCATCCGGAGGAAGCCCGTCCGCTGGCGGAGGAATTACAGCAGAAATACAGTGTGCGGTGTCTTGCGGTGAACTGTCTGGAGCTGGGGGAAGGGGACCTGCAGGAGATTTTGCGGAGTCTACTGTATGAGTTCCCGGTGCAGGAATTGCAGCTGTTTTTCCCGGAATGGGTGGAGGCTCTGCCGCCGGAGCATCCCATCCCAGCAGGCCTTTATCATGCGGTGGGGCAGGAGGCCAGGCGGCTGGAGCACGTCCGGCAGCTGGAGGGCTGCATGGCAGCGCTGGAGCAGTCGGAGCAGATCCGATCCGTGATGCTGCGGCAGATGGATCTGGGGACCGGCGTGGGGCAGGTGGAGGTGCAGCTGCCCCGAAGCCTGTTCTACGATACGGTGAACCAGCAGACGGGGTTGAGCATCACCGACGACGGCGATCTGATGGAGCAGCTGGTGACGTTGGCGGGCCTTCGGAAGGAGTATGACCGGGTGGCGCAGGCGGTGTCCAGTGCCCGCTCTACCGGCTATGGCGTGGTGATGCCGTCGGTGGAGGAATTGGAGCTGGAGGACCCGGAGATCGTGCGGCAGGGAGGACGATACGGTGTGCGGATGCGGGCCAGCGCTCCGTCTATCCATATGCTGCGGGCGGATGTGAGCACCACGGTGTCCCCCATTGTGGGGAACGAGAAGCAGTCGCAGGACATGGTAAACTATCTCCTACAGGAGTTCGAGGGGGAGCCGGGGAAGCTGTGGGAGTCCAACATCTTTGGCCGCAGCTTCCACGAGATCGTGGGGGAGGATTTGCAGGCGAAGCTAAAGCGGATGCCGGAGGATTCTCAGAAAAAGCTGCGGGAGGCGCTGGAACGCATCCTCAACGAGGGAAGCGGCGGTCTGATCTGCATCATTCTGTGA